The Deinococcus sedimenti genome segment ACGTCGGCAGCATGGTGTACGAGCTCGTATCGCCCAAGTGGAAAACCCTCGAGATGCAAGTGGGCGTGACCCTTCCACACGCGGAACTGCAAAAACTCGCGCCTCCGGAGTCCGATTTGGACACCGAAACTCGGATGATCGTGCGCGTGACATGTCCGAGCACGAAGTTGCGGCGTGGGGTAGAGCTGACGGCGGTCGCGCCCGGGCGCTGGGAAGGGACGGTGACGCTACGCCGTTCCAGCGTGGATCGCGATGTGAAATGCGACGCGAGACTGGTACGAATCCTGCCGGGGCCACCCGGGGCGAAGAAGAGTTTTGCCTTGGCTGTAGGCCAGATCCTCGCCGAAGGGCAGAGTGCCGTTGTGCGGTTGCAGCCGCCCAAGCCCCGTCTCAATGCGGGAATGGACGTCCGTTGGGAGGACTTTCAGGCCTCTCATCACGAATGGCGGAGTAAGCATCCCCAAGACGTGTTCTATCTGGATACCGGTGCCGAAGAGCCGGTCGTGTGGCTCAACTCCAACCATAAGGCCCTACATGCGGCCTTGGAGACGGACGATGCGGCCGGAACCAGCAAGGCAGTCAAGCTTATGACCATGGCCTTCGTCGCACAGGCCGTCTGGCATCAGATGTTTCTCGTGGCCGCGGCCGATCTGACGACAAGTCCAGACGATAGTCCCGAACTTCCCGAGGGTTGGAAAGGAAACGTTCTCAACGAGCTGCTGCCTAGGCTGTTTCCACTCGAACCAGAGGACGAGCGGCTCCCGACACTGTTGGAAAAGCTCCGGAACGGTGCGGCAGCGGGCAGCTTGGCCTCGCTGCTCGGCACGGCCATCCAGGAACAGATCGGTGGCACGAAGATGATTCGAGACGCCGTCAGAGCCATTGACGAAGGAGAAGAATGAATCGCGTCCGTGGGTATCGCCGAGAAATTGAGACCTTGTTGATCACGAAGCTCAAAGGGAACGATTTGGGGTCCTTGGAGGAGTACGAAAAGTTCGCCGTCGATTTCGACGAGGAGCAGGCGCTGGACCTGGGGCCGCTGGAGGCCTTGTTCGGGCACCTAACGACGGATTCGAAATGGACGGTCAAACGTCCGCTAACAGACGAGGAGAAGAACGAGCTGGACGGGTGGCTGGCGCCCCGCCTGCACGCCGCGGTCCGGGTGCACCGTGCTTTGGCTGCAGATCCTCAATTCTGGACATGGCTGACATTGGCGTACGGACGAGGGTACATGGAGATTCGTTGGCCCACCGATCCGGAGACGGTCACTTCGGCCTGGCGTTACACCGGCGGAACGCTCCGCAACGGTCTTGCACGACTCTGGTGGGGAGCGGAAATGGTCAGGTCGGGTGACGACTATCAGTTTGTCGCCCCCCTGTTCCGCCGTACGCGCACCGCGCAGTTTGCCCTTGAACTTTCGTATTCGCATTATCGACCGGCTGCCATCGCATTCGTCAAGGTGGCGGAGAACTATCCCATTCGTGAAGGCGCGCCTAGGCTCAATGACGAGGAAATGAAAGGTTTGAGCAAGAAGATCAACGCCGCACTCAGCCTGAACTCCTTGGAAGCCAGAGCAGCGTATGACCTGGACGACGATCCTACCGACGAATGGTATCGAATGATACCGAAGCGCGAGGAGCTCCTCAACGAAGAACTTCCTCAAGGCCCCCCTTCATCGGGCGTCCCGGCAGAGACCCTCAACAGTCTGGAAGACTGGTTCAGGTCGCTTCTTTGACAACTTCGGACGGCTCCTGACCGGATAGGTCGGGGACGCCCTTCCGTTTCAACGCATCAGTTCCAAGGCCGCAACATACGACAACTTGGGAGGCACCGCGTTGCCGATCAATGTCGCATAGTCCTTCCGCGAGCGCTTTCCGAACCGGAACCAGTCCGGAATGAACTGGATCCGGGCCGCTTCGTGTGGAGTGAGGGTACGCCGACACCGAGGATGAACGAACCTACCCTGACCCATCGTCATGAATCCACCCGTGATGGTGGGCGCGGGCAGTTCGCCGTGAATGCGACCGTAGACGGCATTGTACGTATGACCGTTCCGGTGGCATTCCGGCCTCTCGGATTCCGGGAGCTCAAACAGGTCGTTCTCAAATAGATAGTCGATCCGCTGTTGCGTCAAGGGCAGCGGCTGACGTGTAGTGTCGTAGTCTCCTTCGCCGAGCGTTTCCAGGTCCGCGCAGGCCCAATCGAAACTGCGGGATTCCGTCCTGTATTCCTCAATCATGTCGTCCCACGAGATCCGCTGCTTTTTCGAAGCGAGCAGGAGCACGCGCGGTCGCGTTTGTGCGACCCCGATCCTGTCCGTGTAGACGAGGCCGGTACAGACGTAGTACCCCAACCATCGGAGGTGATGCCACACCTTCTGGAACGCCTGGTCTTTGGAAAAGCGCACCCCGGCGACGTTTTCTATGATCAGGTGCTCGGGAGAAAGGACCTCCGCGACACGCGCCATCCGGATGTAGAGAGCGTTCTTCTCGTCCGTCCGGCGCGTGTGATTGTTCAGATTTGAGTGCCCTTGACAGGGGGGGCCGCCGATCACGAAATCGACCGGGCCGAGACTGGACTTCAAGGCGAGTTCGGACTCCGTCAAAGGGGCCTTGAGCGCACCGTCAAAGAGCGACTCGACAGGTTCGTCCGTCGTGCGCCTTACGACGATGTTGCCTTCGTACACCTCTCGAGCCGACGGGAAGATGTCCGACGCGAGTACGACCTCGTAATCCATCTCAAGGGCGCGGGCGGCTTCAATCACTCCGAGACTTAAGCCTCCACACCCGCTGAACAGGTCGACGATACGCAACTGGCCACTCAGGTTGGTGGTCGGCGGGCGGGTGTCGCTCTTCAACCAAGCTTCGTCGTAGGCCGCGCGAAGATCCCCTTCGAGTGGACGTCGCAATCGGACCGACGAGGCACGTTTCGTGCCGTCGCGTCGCCTCACATACCTTGTCAGCATCGTCCCATCGACATTGAGGGCGAAAGATTCGACGCGATGGGCATCTAACTGCTCCTGCGAAAAGAGTGTGAGCTGTGGTCGCTCCTGGTTGCCTTCCGCCTCAAAATCTCGTTCTCTCTTCGGGCCTTCCAGAATCGTCAAGCCGTCTTCCACTTGAGCTGTTTGATTTTCGATTAAGCGACTCACGACCTACAGAGCTTATCAGGAGCGGCTTGACGGTGGGCCTTTCCACGGGATCCGCGGCGCCTCACCCGTGAGCGATAACGGCACGGCTTGAAGTTGGTGTGGCGACGTAGGCTCTGTGCTATGGGGGTAAAGGTCACTCCTAAACGATTCGGACTGACACCGGTCTCAATAGGACCAAGAAGTCACACGGCTGGAAGGATACGTTCCGAGCAGGAGCCTCATGAGCGAGCCGCCCAACGACTGTATACACTTCTTGAATCACCCTCAAGATATAATGACCACACGTTTTATGAAGGACAACTGATGCGTAGCCTATATTGCTGTGAATACATGATTTCCATCGAGTTTCCATAATTCTATGAGCTTCATCGTCAGTTCTCTCTGCCTGATCTCAAGGCTCTCCGGCGTCCATGCAGACTCGGAAAGAACTTGTGTGGTCAGAGCGAAGGGCGAGACACCTCCAACTCCCTGGAAATACGACGTCTTCTTTTTATCGAATTCGAAATTTCTCGCCTGGCTGTTCTTCGTCTTTGCCAGAAGTACCAGGTTCGCCAGTCTATGTGTCCACCTCTCGCGGTCGCTCGCTTCCGGAAACCACTGCATCCAATGGCTGTCCGCTCGAGGGTTCTGGGGGAGGACGTGCTCAATACTTATGATCTTTTGATCGTACTTGGCTCCTGCGCCACTCAAAGCAGCGTCAAGCCGAAGAAGCACGTAACGGTTGATTTTCGTGAAATTGTAGATGTCTCCGTTCAAAGTTGCCACGGCACGTTCAGCTTCCGCAGGACGAATATGGAGAGGCGAAC includes the following:
- a CDS encoding DUF6339 family protein produces the protein MNRVRGYRREIETLLITKLKGNDLGSLEEYEKFAVDFDEEQALDLGPLEALFGHLTTDSKWTVKRPLTDEEKNELDGWLAPRLHAAVRVHRALAADPQFWTWLTLAYGRGYMEIRWPTDPETVTSAWRYTGGTLRNGLARLWWGAEMVRSGDDYQFVAPLFRRTRTAQFALELSYSHYRPAAIAFVKVAENYPIREGAPRLNDEEMKGLSKKINAALSLNSLEARAAYDLDDDPTDEWYRMIPKREELLNEELPQGPPSSGVPAETLNSLEDWFRSLL
- a CDS encoding DNA cytosine methyltransferase produces the protein MSRLIENQTAQVEDGLTILEGPKRERDFEAEGNQERPQLTLFSQEQLDAHRVESFALNVDGTMLTRYVRRRDGTKRASSVRLRRPLEGDLRAAYDEAWLKSDTRPPTTNLSGQLRIVDLFSGCGGLSLGVIEAARALEMDYEVVLASDIFPSAREVYEGNIVVRRTTDEPVESLFDGALKAPLTESELALKSSLGPVDFVIGGPPCQGHSNLNNHTRRTDEKNALYIRMARVAEVLSPEHLIIENVAGVRFSKDQAFQKVWHHLRWLGYYVCTGLVYTDRIGVAQTRPRVLLLASKKQRISWDDMIEEYRTESRSFDWACADLETLGEGDYDTTRQPLPLTQQRIDYLFENDLFELPESERPECHRNGHTYNAVYGRIHGELPAPTITGGFMTMGQGRFVHPRCRRTLTPHEAARIQFIPDWFRFGKRSRKDYATLIGNAVPPKLSYVAALELMR